The nucleotide sequence TATTGGTGTTCCTACTGCCCTATGTTGATACTTTGGTAGCTTTACTGCGGCTAATCTTGCATGTGCTGCCGTTTGACACCAGATACTACTACAACAAGCGAATCCTGCACAAGACCAAAGGCAAGCGATTCACCTACAAATTCAACTTCAACAAGCTGGTGTTGGTCAACTATCCCTTCATCGATATGGGCTCCACCGGTAAGCCTGGAAAGCCGAGCGCTGTGCGCTTGTTTACGTGCCTCCTAATCACACAATATGACGGCGTGATAATAACGGATTAGACGAGAAagctctgttgtttttttaatatcctCATCTCGGTTGTCTCCAGGAAATGGCGTCCCTCAGAGCGCCCCGCCCGTGCCCTCTGGTGCAGGGACCCACTTCCGGTTCCCTCCCTCCACGCCCTCAGAGGTTCTTTCCCCGAACGAAGACCTGCGCAGCCCCGGAGGCTTGTACAGCTCGGTGGCCCGCCGGGTGGCCCGCGGCTCCGTCAGCGACTGCAGCGACGGAACCTCCGTCAATTCGGAGATAGATGACAGCGGTCCGGGCGGCGGGGAGGACAGGCTGGAGCGGAGTTGCGGCTACAGGAGCATCATCCACCCCCGCATCTCTCACGAGTCTCTGTTCCGCATCTACGGAGGAGCTGGCAATCCTGGCGCTCACCCGGCCTCCCGTGGCCCCGCCGGGCACCGTATCCACCCGGAGTCTTTGTCCCCCTTCCCCGTATCGCCCCTGCCCGGGCCGGGAGCGGCGGGCCTCCTGGCCCCGCCCCTGTCCCCGGCTCTCAACATGACTCCCGTATCGCACCTCCCTTACACTCCCTCGCCCACTCTCTCACCCATGTTGGGCTCCCACTTCTCCTTCAACCCCGAGGACATGAAACGCTACCTTCAGGCTCACACCCAGTCGGTGTACAACTACGGGCTGAGTCCCCGGGCTTTCCTGCAGTACCCCAACATCGTCATCCCACAGCCTCACCGGCCGTCCGCCGACAAGGTGGACCCGGGCAGCGACCGAGGAGCAGCCGAGCGAGAACGGGGAGGTGAGCGGCACCACCACCACGCCTCACTGTCTCACTCGGCCCAGCACCACCCGCACCCACCTCACTCGGCCCACCCGCACCCCCATTCTCACCCCTTGCACCACACGCTCCACCTGGGCGAGGACGCGTCCCCTTTCAAGTTCAAGCTGCAGCCGCCGCCGCTGGGCCGCAAGCAGAGAGACAGCCAGGGACAAGGCAAAGCCCGGCAGAGCTCGCTGTCGTCCGGCTCAGGCTCCATGTCATCCACGTCCGGCCTGGGCTCCTCGCTGTCCTTTGGCAGTGACCTGAGCTCAGCTAGCGGCTCGGGCCTCATCTCTGCCTCATCCTCAACGCAGTCCCTCAACAGTGCAGGCCTTCCTAAAATCAAGGTAAGAGGCCTTTGCTTGATTTAGTTGTACAACACACCACCAACCCATCCCCACACTTCAAAGACCTCGTACATAGTATGTCTTCCATAAAATTAAATCACTTTTGACAGAATGTCATCTTGTCACGCTGCAACTGATAGTTCATGATTACAATGTATTGTGTTCAGAGAACCTTgaatattgtgttgcctcttttTACAGGTGGAGCCAATTTCAGACGTCGAATCAGAAGAGGAGGTGGAGGTTACTGACATTAGTGATGAAGACCTCGACGAGCGAAGCGAATACTTTGAGCTGTTTGCACAGCGCCTCTCCGGAGCCACAAaccaccgccgccacctccAACAGCAGCAGCTCATCTCAAATGGCTTGGCCACCCACCCGCCCCTTCCCGACGAAGATCTTGACGAAGACGTGTTCAAAGCACCCGCTCCTCCCCCGCCCAGCCTCATGCCCTTTTTGGCCTCGCAACGTGGGCCGCCCGCCCTCAAGATGGAGCCCGGCGAGCCGGTGGACGCCAGCCCTCCCCCGCACGCGCCGCCTCAGACCAAGTGCATCCCCCTCAAGCTGCGCTTCAAGAGGCGCTGGAGCGAAGACCAGCGCCTGGAGGCCTCACAGGAGGAGTCCGACGACAAGAAAGTCCGGCCTCAGGAGCAAAGGGACCGTCGAGGCAACGGCCAGATGGACACGGAGGAGGAAGGGCCCGGGCACGGGGACAGCCCCCCTCTGTCGACGTACCAGAGGTCCATAGCGCCGCCCTTGCCAGTGCATGGGCGGGCCAGCGCCGAGCTGCATCGTGCCACGGCGCAGCTGTCCCTGGAAAACAAAGACTGCTGATGGGATTGGATGCCGGAGGTGTGCAAATGGTTCCTCTGTACGCCCCAAAGCCTCTGTGCCCGGCCACTCCAAACACTGCCTTACTCTGACAGAGGCCCCACCGACAAGTTCGCTATTACGATTCTTCTGGGACATATTATTTGGGAGTAGGTACTTCCAAAAGCGCAGGAACACTGACTGTCAGGCCACGTTTCCACCCAGCGGTTTTGTTCCGTGGTATGCCTAATAAAAGCCGATAGGTGGGACGGCCAAACCGACACGCATATCATACCGGAAAAGCCATTTTGTCCCTTTGTGTTAGGGATGAATACCTCTCACATTCAAACTGGTTCCTTTCCAATTCCCGTTATGCCAACGGTTGGCCGCCGTAAGGCTTTTAAGATTGCGCGGTATCCTTGTGGTTAGCGCGTCACTGTTTGATTGCCCTGTGATTGACGTGATGGGGGAGAACGCAGCAGAAAACCGACAAATAGGTGCTAATGCAGAGAAAAAGCGGACATACGGAAAAGAAACGTCGGGTGGAAACGGGCCGTGCGTGGACTGCAGTCAGACACACTCGTGGGATGTTACCAAGGCCAGTCACACTCCAAAGCGCAGCTCCCACCTCTTGTCACATgttcttcagggctttttcctctCCCAACCTGCTCACTGTAAATAGGCGCCGATGACAAGTGCCTGCATTTACTGCCTCTCTTGGCAGGATAATGAGGAAAAGAAGGGCAAAGGGTTTTTTTCGGGAGCGCATGGTGTCGTGGTTCTTCAAAACGGCCCGCTCGCGTCAGGGAAGCCGGTCGCCAAAAACAGAACGGGCGTCCATCCTCTCAGAAATCCCTTGTGTCCTGCCTGACCTTCCTTCTTCTGCTTACAGTCCACTCTCGGAGAATAGCTTAACACCTACCCCAGCCAGCCTACACGTTGACGACCAACGACGACTTTGCTCGACACACTTCACCAGCCTGAGCTCCTCTAAAAATCAAAAAACATACACAAATTATTAGCACGAGTGCTCAACtcagcacgcgcgcacacacacaaacactgacATGCTCTCACaaactagagcagtggttcttaacctgggttcgatcggtgGTTCGGTCTCGGGGGTTCGGCAAAGCCTCCATTGCGGAGGTCTGATCGCACCTGAtgtatcgtgtaaattcgtgatgacgcatttctgaactggtctcgcaaaacagcagaagtcacactgatttgcaggtatgtaatttgttgtgagttcatgcattgtgttagttttgttctttgaacatgcttggctcattttgtgctccagtcttcaatttaaaaaaagaaaatcttatttttcactaaagaggggttcggtgaaacgaatatgaaactggtgcggttcggtacctccaaaaaggttaagaaccactggactAGAGAGAGAATTAGATTAGGGCAATTCATGAAACTATTTATCTTGTTTTCTTCAATTATCAGTAATTTTTTCAACACTTCAAGGTGAGAGCAAGATCATTTGGTGTTGGATTATTAGTGAAACGCTTGATCTTGTTGCTACTTGCAGTCAGTCCCTTTCAACTTTGTGTTCTTCAGCATCGCCTCTAATGTCCTGTTCCCATGACTGTGCTGGTGTGTGGGACTAAACCAAGTTTACGTTGAATTACTTAATCATGTTTCgacttttactttatttttcggCCACACCTGTCATTGGGGTCTACATCACCTTTGCAGCTAAGTGTGTGGTACCGCTCAGGGTGAAAAGACAGCAAGTGAAGTGTTGAGGAGGTTAATTATTAGCATCTGACGCATGTCCTCAAATGCCCCCTCTCCTCAATCAAGATGCACGTGTGCGGGATCAGACGGATCCATAAGAGCTCCAGGCAGCGCTGTGATTGAATTCCTCTGGCGTACTCTGTGTCTGCACGAGAgcatgttacacgcacacatacagtacatgcacacacaagttGTAAGTAACCGCTGCCGCCTTACGCTTGACTTTTCCTAACCCAAAGCATCTTTTCCTCGcttttaaacaaaacaataaataacgCAGCACAAACATTCTCAATCAAGAGGATTAAAGTTTATTTTTCTGATGTTAATATTGTTCCTAAAGTCCCCTCCActtgtaattattattattattccataGCTTTTTTGCCCTGTACATCAGAAGCCTCTTTTACTGTTATGAGATTTAACTGTATTATAACTCAAATGAGTCCAATCTTACCTATTTTATCTCTTTTTTTCACCCCATCCCCTAAAGTCATTTGTATTTTATAGTTTTTACCTCGGGGGAGGTTGTgttgaggacaaaaaaaaacccgttTGGACTATTGTTAGTGTAAATGTTACCAACTTGTTACGTAACACTTCTGACACGGAGATAAGATGAGCTGAGTTGATCCCGTGATGTAATGTCATCATCCTCActaccctcccccccccttccctgtgGCTTTTTTTTCGCTGCCTCCCCAAAAAATTGTAATTACGATGTAATCAGGGTTAATTAAAACCagttaaaagacaaaacaaaagctcatgtgtgtatttgtttgtcTTACTTGAATGCAAATAGTGGTCTTCAGTTTTAATTACCAGCTTGTTTGTCAATAACAAAGTTTAATTTTTGAGCAACCCACTTTTCAATTTGATAGACTTGTAAACTGAAGTTAACACATAATTTACTGTACTGAAGTTACTTTCCTGAATACGGTTCTCTCTGAATATTGATAAGGGTTACAGAACATTTGTGGAGTTAATAGAACCATGAAAATAAGATTTATCTCACTATACTTTTGCTGAGGTGTCTTAAGTACAATTAAATCAAAAATGCCAAATATCTATCTTAGATTCAATTTGATTAATTTAGCTTTGCCATAAATGTTAAGTAATTCATACAACTAATGAAAAAactttaatatttttaaattagatTTGCAGAAttaaaagaatttttttttttacctatttTAAGTCTTCTAGCGCTCTCTGGTGGTCCGATTGTGGCCCTACAGCTTTTGGTGCGGTCTGAAGAAGCAGAAGGCAAGAGTCGGCGGGCAGCAGGGGTCATCTGTACAGTTTTtgtttcctgtttttatttgcATGAATTAAACACGTTCAGTTACAAAAATGACTTAAAATGAACAACACTGTACAATGAACAAGCAGAGTtagtctttttttgttgtttttcttttcaagatAAACACTCAAATTCGCTACTACAAGGGTTTGGGCTGACATGATAGAAGACACAATAGGATGTTGTGGGGGCGAtgtcatccacccatccatctacACACATCAATTGACAGGGGCAATTAAAGCTACATGAACGAGGAAGTTGGCAAATGACCACTCCCAGAGAAACCCCTCGCAAACACTCACACGGAAATCGGGGTCAAAGGGGGTGGAGGATGGGGTGTGGCTAACTTTGGCAGAAAAAAGATGAGAACTCAAGAATCAGAACAGCTACAAAGATATCAAGAGAAACTTCATTATCATCGTCATCAAGATCATCATAATTCAGATGATGACAAATAGTCAAAAATATACATTTCATCATTATCTTCATTagcatcattattattttcctTTGGATAGCAGAGGTTGTAAATGAGTGGCAGGTCGCCAGGTGAGACGTTTTGAGAGAAAAATCAATAAAGTCGGAGCTCTTTGGTTTGATACTTTAAAATCTGGGACTCGTTTAGGGATGTGCGTTTGTGAAAAAGCTGTGGACAAAAGCTGCACTGAgagaaaacagaaaaagaaaagccaTGACAGAAGTCAGAGAGAAACCGCAACGTGTAAATTAGCTAATCTCGCTTTCTCCCAGcactttcattccttttcattgccTGAAACACTTTTAATCATATTAAGCATCTACTTTTTCAAGGAAGGGTCCAAGATTTTACAGGATTAAAATTTAAAGAAACCATTATTTTAACATAAGAGCAGTAGCAATAGGTTGAAGCTAACCTGAAACAAAAGAAATTCAGCAACAGTctaaattgtaaaaataaaaataaaatgggggTGGAGGGGAAAGTATTTAATCTGGGACTGAAACTGCCGGAGTCCGGCGGAGGCGAAGCGGCGTCAAATAGACGTCTGAAAGCGGGAGCGCCGCGTTCTCTGGGGCGGGGCGTAGACTTTGGTATCATTCACTAAGGGGTTATCCTCACCCCGAGGTGGCCCGAAGTCCACCTCCACGCCCGACGGTGATTCTGCGGAGGACGCGTCACCTGGCGACCGTTCGGCTGCCCTTCCCCGGTTCCCCGGGTCGCTTTCTGATTCGGAAAGCTACGGAAGCTGCAAATCGCAGCCGTGTCTGAAAGGATGGAAGCGTCCCGGTTAAGAGAAGAGGGCGGCCTTCAAAACTCAAGGCGGACACCAATGGTGCAAAGGGATTTTTCAAGGGAGGAGGTGCCCGGGCTCGCACGAGTTGCTGACGAGAGCCTGGATCAGTCCAAGCCCCTCTCACACCGAGCAGAAATTAACAAAActtgaaaatacatttttggcGACAGAACACTTTTTGATTGGGGGGACGCAAGTGCTGGTAGGTAGTATCAGAGCAAGGAGCGAAAAAGGATCGGATGCAGGATTACAGGCGCTTTGGGCAATGCCGAAACAAAGGCTAACGCTGACCATGCACGTATTCCAGCAATTGCGTCTGTCAAGTATCGCATACGACACTGGCCTCCGAATCTAATTGGGAGATGCTTGAGAGCATTCGGATCGTGTCTTTGCTGGCTGCGGAGTAAAACGCAATTTGCAGTACTGCCACCTCCGGGACTGGAGTACGACTTCACTCATTTCAGCAAACTTCCGATTTTAAGAAAGGGGAATGCCCTACTACCAACACTCACTCTTATGCTAAAAACAATTTAcaattgtccattttttttattttttttttaatatcggaGCCTCCGATGCGCCGGTTTTTCAGGATCCCAGTGTGAAAGAGGCACGTGATCACGTCGGACTCTTAAACTTGCACCAGCGCAACATGCTGTTCGCCTGGCCAGACTCACCTCCCACCACTCATCCCTGTGCACGTTTTGTTTAAAGCATTCATCTATTTGGTTTATCATCGAAGAATATGAGGTATATGATGAACTATCTCTCTTTGAGATCCAACACTGGatgaaggaaaacaacaaaagttcaacaaagcaAAAGGAAAGGTTATAGGACGAAACTGAGTAAcaaacattatttaaaaaaagcttcctttctcgtGTTTTGCTTCTTTTTGGTCACGCAGCAGTAAAGCTTTCAAAGTTTCTCCCTGTGGAGAAAAATGTTTTAACGCGTCTAAGTCAACTTTTTGCTCAGCTGTAGAAAAAGATTAATCatttacgggggggggggggggggggggggagggaggtggTCCTTGGTTTACGACAATGACCGAAAGCTTTACGCTGTGGTTAATAACAAAATTTAATACTAACACCGTAATGGCAAACGACAGAGAAGATTTCAATGAAAAACACTTGGAGGCCATCACTATAAAACAAGCGTAAAACACAAAGCACGGGGATGACTGCGCAAATTCTTGTGCCGCGTGACTTCGTTCAGTACGTGGAAAGCTTGTGCGCCGGAACCGTCGTAAACCGAGGACCACCAGCGATAGCAACATCAAGGGAAAGCAAGCGTGTCCTCGTAACCTTGGTGGGGTTATTTGGTTTCGAGAAGAACGTTGAGGGGAGGGGCACAACATCACATCCACCCCAGAATattcaaacaaaataaattaacaaATAAATAGCAACTTAAACCTACCCTGAATAAATAGTACAATCAAAAGTCTaactttaaaattaaaaaaaagagagatagTTTAAATTTTTGGTCTAAAATCAAGTCAATGTTTTCAGGATCTCTTTTTTTCAATACATTGGCAATAAGTAAGCAGTCGTAGAACATAGATATTTTTTTTGGTACTACAAAAATCTATAGAAGCACTAACAGATACATTCCGTCTAAAGAGTCCACGTGGACTAAAGGTTTCACCTTTGAGGCGTCAACCTCCACGTCGAAGCCCAGTCGTCTTTGGGTAAACGCCCGCCTGCCACTTTGGGGGTGAAAGCGAGCCTGCAAAGTGGTGACAAAGACCATCTTCAATTGGGTGCCCACCAACAGCCCAAACACAAAATTGCTCCATTTTGCCAGACTGTCACTTGATGTCAATAtggtttgtttgctttttggAAAAATCTGGAAGCAAAATattcaggttttttttccccacccatCCACTTGATAAAAATTTCTAGCACGTCtaaaaaaactaaatgaaaAGAAGGAGCTTTTTGTGGTAAGCGAGTGGGGAGAGCACTA is from Syngnathus scovelli strain Florida chromosome 9, RoL_Ssco_1.2, whole genome shotgun sequence and encodes:
- the erfl3 gene encoding ETS domain-containing transcription factor ERF, whose product is MKTPGDNGFAFPDWAYKPESSPGSRQIQLWHFILELLRKEEYHDVIAWQGDYGEFVIKDPDEVARLWGARKCKPQMNYDKLSRALRYYYNKRILHKTKGKRFTYKFNFNKLVLVNYPFIDMGSTGNGVPQSAPPVPSGAGTHFRFPPSTPSEVLSPNEDLRSPGGLYSSVARRVARGSVSDCSDGTSVNSEIDDSGPGGGEDRLERSCGYRSIIHPRISHESLFRIYGGAGNPGAHPASRGPAGHRIHPESLSPFPVSPLPGPGAAGLLAPPLSPALNMTPVSHLPYTPSPTLSPMLGSHFSFNPEDMKRYLQAHTQSVYNYGLSPRAFLQYPNIVIPQPHRPSADKVDPGSDRGAAERERGGERHHHHASLSHSAQHHPHPPHSAHPHPHSHPLHHTLHLGEDASPFKFKLQPPPLGRKQRDSQGQGKARQSSLSSGSGSMSSTSGLGSSLSFGSDLSSASGSGLISASSSTQSLNSAGLPKIKVEPISDVESEEEVEVTDISDEDLDERSEYFELFAQRLSGATNHRRHLQQQQLISNGLATHPPLPDEDLDEDVFKAPAPPPPSLMPFLASQRGPPALKMEPGEPVDASPPPHAPPQTKCIPLKLRFKRRWSEDQRLEASQEESDDKKVRPQEQRDRRGNGQMDTEEEGPGHGDSPPLSTYQRSIAPPLPVHGRASAELHRATAQLSLENKDC